A region from the Alosa alosa isolate M-15738 ecotype Scorff River chromosome 7, AALO_Geno_1.1, whole genome shotgun sequence genome encodes:
- the LOC125297260 gene encoding zinc finger protein 91-like isoform X4 — MYHCTVCRKSFTSLSELEKHQQIHTTNVAFSQMSTLKSHMLKHTGKKPYQCVQCGKAFAHPSLLKNHMLTHTGEKPHKCVQCGKAFTTSRDLQRHMLTHTGEKPHKCVHCGKAFTQSSTLRTHLLIHTGERPHECNQCGKTFTKMETLKKHMLIHTGERPHKCAQCGKAFRAYSDLIRHRLTHTDKSPYKCVQCGNAFRYPSTLQSHMLIHTGEKPHKCNQCGKAFRQIGTLKRHMLIHTGEKPHKCAQCGKAFRGYSNLVCHRRTHTDKSPYECPQCGKSFSQMSNLKSHMVIHSEEKPHKCASCGKDFKRISELKTHMLTHSKEKLHKCVQCGKAFVHPSLLKTHMRIHTEEKPHTCVQYGKALATSKYLKKHILTQKPHKCVQCGKAFAHPSLLKNHMITHTGEKPHKCVQCDKAFTTSRNLQRHMLTHTGEKPHKCVHCKKAFTRSSTLRTHLLIHTGERPDECNQCGKAFTQTETLKKHMLIHTGEKLHKCAQCGKTFAHPLLLKTHMRIHTGEKPHKCVQCGKAFRTSHDLQRHMLTHTGEKPHKCVQCEKAFSQMSSLKNHMLLHTRANSYQQALSGKGSRRISNLNSHMQILFHTGEKPHKCAQCGKAFSQSSTLRTHLLIHTGEKPHKCNQCKKAFTQTETLKKHMLMHTGEKPHKCAQCGKAFQHPSQLKTHMRIHTGEKPHKCVQCGKAFRTSHDLHRHMLTHTGEKPHKCVQCEKAFSQMSSLKSHMLLHTGSNSYQQALSGKGSR, encoded by the coding sequence ATGTACCACTGCACAGTCTGCAGGAAGAGTTTTACATCCCTTTCTGAACTTGAGAAACACCAGCAAATACACACTACTAATGTTGCTTTTTCACAAATGTCAACTCTTAAAAGTCACATGCTAAAACACACAGGAAAGAAGCCTTatcaatgtgtccagtgtggaaaagcatttgcTCATCCTTCACTGCTGAAAAAtcatatgctaacacacactggagagaagcctcataaatgtgtccagtgtggaaaagcttttacaaCATCCCGTGATCTTCAACgccacatgcttacacatactggagagaaacctcataaatgtgtccactgtggaaaagcttttacacAAAGTTCAACTCTTAGAACCCATTTATtgatacacactggagagaggccTCATGAATGTAATCAATGTGGAAAAACTTTCACAAAAATGGAAACTCTAAAAAAACACATGTTAATACATACAGGAGAGaggcctcataaatgtgcccagtgtggaaaagcattcaGAGCTTATTCAGATCTTATACGCCACAGGCTCACACATACTGACAAGAGTCCttataaatgtgtccagtgtggaaatgCCTTCAGATACCCTTCAACTCTTCAAAGccacatgctaatacacacaggagagaagcctcataaatgcaatcagtgtggaaaagctttcaGACAAATAGGAACTCTAAAAAGacacatgctaatacacactggagagaagcctcataaatgtgcccagtgcGGAAAAGCATTCAGAGGATATTCAAACCTTGTATGCCACAGGcgtacacacactgacaagagTCCTTATGAATGTCCCCAGTGTGGAAAATCTTTTTCACAAATGTCTAATCTTAAATCCCATATGGTAATTCACTCGGAAgaaaagcctcataaatgtgcctCTTGTGGAAAGGATTTTAAACGGATTTCGGAGTTGAAGAcccacatgctaacacacagtAAAGAGAAGcttcataaatgtgtccagtgtggaaaagcatttgtGCACCCTTCACTGCTGAAAACCCATATGCGAATTCACACTGAAGAGAAGCCTCATACATGTGTCCAGTATGGAAAAGCATTAGCAACATCCAAATATCTCAAAAAACACATCTTAACacagaagcctcataaatgtgttcagtgtggaaaagcatttgcTCATCCTTCACTGCTGAAAAATCATATGataacacacactggagagaagcctcataaatgtgtccagtgtgatAAAGCTTTTACAACATCCCGTAATCTTCAACgccacatgcttacacatactggagagaaacctcataaatgtgtccacTGTAAAAAAGCATTTACACGAAGTTCAACTCTTAGAACCCATTTATtgatacacactggagagaggccTGATGAATGTAATcaatgtggaaaagcttttacacAAACGGAAACTCtaaaaaaacacatgttgaTACATACAGGAGAGAAGCttcataaatgtgcccagtgtggaaaaacaTTTGCGCACCCTTTACTGCTGAAAACCCATATGCGAattcacactggagagaagcctcataaatgtgtccagtgtggaaaagcttttagaACCTCCCACGATCTTCAACGCCATATGCTTACACATACTGGAGAGAaacctcataaatgtgtccagtgtgaaaaagctttttcacaaatGTCAAGTCTTAAAAACCATATGCTATTACACACTAGAGCAAATTCTTATCAACAGGCTTTGTCTGGAAAAGGATCTCGACGAATTTCAAATCTTAATTCTCATATGCAAATATTATTCCACACTGGAGAGAAacctcataaatgtgcccagtgtggaaaagcattttcacaaagtTCAACTCTTAGAACCCATTTATtgatacacactggagagaagcctcataaatgtaatCAATGTAAAAAAGCTTTTACACAAACGGAAACTCtaaaaaaacacatgttgaTGCATacaggagagaagcctcataaatgtgcccagtgcGGAAAAGCATTTCAGCACCCTTCACAGCTGAAAACCCATATGCGAattcacactggagagaagcctcataaatgtgtccagtgtggaaaagcttttagaACCTCCCATGATCTTCATCgccacatgcttacacatactggagagaaacctcataaatgtgtccagtgtgaaaaagctttttcacaaatGTCAAGTCTTAAAAGTCATATGCTATTACACACTGGATCAAATTCTTATCAACAGGCTTTGTCTGGAAAAGGATCTCGGTGA